In Ostrea edulis chromosome 10, xbOstEdul1.1, whole genome shotgun sequence, one genomic interval encodes:
- the LOC125666090 gene encoding ELL-associated factor 1-like gives MTEKILPVDNKVHELKLGSSFEPRSRVAFHSFRYDFMPASVDATQQGLVDVGEGHQITVSLPHVEGSGTSHTMYKGNKRPSPKECVLIIDHQTGTFTLERLSNTVNLKKTRMEGSSKITQNSRPLTPVDVNKRSPVKQKAVTTAPNNVSPPTPPMESPTVTPVHDEPKNEDSQKSEQSCIGFISSSDESSSDSDNSASDSEDEFKTSNGKPGQGLFGSQSQSLFQTAPSSNILGKDLELSDSDSD, from the exons ATGACAGAGAAGATACTTCCGGTGGATAATAAGGTCCATGAATTGAAGTTAGGTTCCAGTTTCGAGCCCCGATCACGAGTTGCTTTCCACTCTTTTCGTT ATGATTTTATGCCTGCATCTGTTGATGCAACACAACAAGGACTAGTGGATGTTGGGGAGGGGCACCAGATAACAGTCAGTCTGCCACACGTAGAG GGTTCAGGTACCTCCCACACAATGTATAAAGGGAACAAACGCCCGAGCCCCAAGGAGTGTGTCCTAATTATAGATCACCAGACCGGCACTTTTACCCTGGAGAGACTCTCAAACACTGTCAACCTGAAAAAGACAAG AATGGAGGGCAGTAGTAAGATCACACAAAACAGTCGACCTTTGACCCCAGTTGACGTCAACAAGAGGTCACCAGTGAAGCAAAAAGCCGTGACCACGGCCCCCAACAATGTGAGCCCCCCGACGCCCCCGATGGAGTCCCCCACTGTGACCCCTGTACATGACGAACCAAAGAATGAGGACTCGCAGAAATCAGAACAAA GTTGCATTGGATTTATCAGTAGCAGTGATGAATCATCTAGTGACTCCGATAACTCAGCTAGTGACTCAGAAGATGAGTTTAAAACGAGTAATG GAAAACCTGGACAAGGTCTGTTTGGTTCCCAGAGTCAGTCTCTCTTTCAGACAGCACCCTCCTCCAATATCTTAG GTAAAGATCTTGAGCTAAGCGACAGTGATAGTGATTAG